One genomic segment of Chitinivibrionales bacterium includes these proteins:
- the tssF gene encoding type VI secretion system baseplate subunit TssF produces the protein MIEKYYEEELRYLYESGKEFARAHPDRARFLNIDAVGDRDPYVERLFEGFAFLAARIREKIDDSFPELTEGLMGLLWPQLLEEVPSLAVVEFKPRRGFLQSTRIIERGAEILSPPAGSESAICRFSTTQDVTIGPYALKNIERKVDTRGKASLDFHFILEPGVQWDSLGVSSIQFFLYAELPTALMLHEFLTRRVLRASISLQNGTQTTTLDPEKAVTPGGLTPSESLLPRESRNFWGYALLREYFIFPDKFLFVNLNGFDAIPLPEENPSSFTYSLTFNDDFVPDKPFGAENFRLFCSPIANIFKKDAEPVYWSGHEPECRVVADSSYPGSFHTHSVVSITGVDRTTGERIVYNPFHSFKHIGDRTGKTYTVQYRYGPDAQRQCFVALGGERLVDDELHEETLSIEAWLTNGTLPRDELREGDINKPGPGFPDYVMVTNITRPTMPFMPPKEGHYLWTFLSHLGATYSTLASAETLKSFLKLYDWSNSEGRARRIKGISDVQAQSTEMTINGAVVRGIEFSVSLLESEFLDIGDIHLFGQILKEFLAHYVSINSFIELILILKPSSKQLRWNSLKGKQWVI, from the coding sequence ATGATTGAGAAATATTACGAAGAAGAGCTTCGTTATCTTTATGAATCAGGAAAAGAGTTTGCCCGGGCCCATCCGGACCGTGCACGGTTTTTAAATATCGATGCAGTCGGGGACAGGGATCCCTATGTGGAGCGCTTATTTGAGGGTTTTGCTTTTCTTGCCGCTCGGATACGGGAGAAAATCGATGATTCATTTCCAGAACTAACCGAGGGGCTCATGGGGCTTTTATGGCCTCAGTTACTTGAAGAGGTCCCTTCACTGGCAGTCGTGGAATTCAAGCCCCGGCGTGGCTTCCTGCAGAGTACACGGATAATCGAGCGGGGTGCCGAAATCCTTTCCCCTCCAGCAGGATCTGAGTCGGCAATTTGCAGGTTCAGCACAACCCAGGATGTTACTATCGGGCCCTATGCCTTGAAAAATATCGAGAGAAAAGTCGATACCCGGGGAAAGGCAAGCCTCGATTTTCATTTTATTCTGGAACCCGGAGTGCAATGGGATTCACTCGGAGTCTCGTCGATACAGTTTTTTCTTTATGCCGAACTTCCAACCGCATTGATGCTCCATGAATTTTTGACTCGTCGGGTGCTGAGAGCTTCGATTTCCTTGCAGAACGGCACACAGACTACCACTCTGGATCCCGAAAAAGCTGTTACTCCCGGAGGACTGACACCTTCCGAATCATTACTTCCGAGAGAAAGCAGAAATTTCTGGGGATACGCTCTCCTGCGGGAATACTTTATATTCCCCGACAAATTTCTCTTTGTGAATCTGAACGGTTTTGATGCAATTCCCCTACCCGAAGAAAATCCTTCAAGTTTTACCTATTCTCTCACTTTCAATGATGATTTTGTTCCGGACAAACCTTTCGGGGCAGAAAATTTCAGGCTTTTCTGTTCACCCATTGCAAATATATTCAAAAAAGATGCCGAACCGGTCTACTGGTCCGGTCACGAGCCCGAATGCAGAGTTGTTGCAGATTCTTCCTATCCTGGTTCCTTTCATACCCACAGTGTTGTCTCGATTACCGGCGTCGACAGGACGACGGGCGAAAGAATTGTTTACAACCCTTTCCATTCATTCAAGCATATCGGCGACAGAACAGGAAAAACCTATACGGTTCAGTATCGTTATGGTCCTGATGCACAACGGCAGTGTTTTGTTGCTCTGGGCGGTGAACGCCTGGTGGACGATGAGCTTCATGAAGAGACCCTGTCGATTGAAGCATGGCTTACTAACGGAACCCTTCCCCGTGACGAACTTCGGGAAGGGGATATCAATAAGCCGGGGCCCGGATTTCCCGATTACGTAATGGTGACCAATATAACCCGACCCACGATGCCGTTTATGCCGCCCAAAGAAGGGCACTATCTCTGGACATTTCTTTCTCATCTGGGAGCGACCTATTCGACACTTGCTTCAGCCGAAACCCTGAAATCCTTTCTGAAACTTTACGACTGGTCCAATTCCGAAGGTCGTGCCCGGCGAATCAAGGGTATTTCCGATGTTCAGGCCCAGTCGACCGAAATGACAATTAATGGCGCTGTTGTTCGGGGTATCGAATTTTCGGTGTCACTTCTCGAAAGTGAGTTTCTTGACATTGGGGACATACATCTTTTTGGACAGATACTCAAGGAGTTTCTTGCCCATTATGTTTCGATAAATTCGTTCATTGAGCTGATTCTGATATTGAAACCATCAAGCAAGCAGCTTCGCTGGAATTCTCTTAAGGGAAAACAATGGGTAATTTAA
- the tssE gene encoding type VI secretion system baseplate subunit TssE, with protein sequence MNQALFESLTGHFLDKTPVDSVAPQSRRVLSIMDHLSRMFNTREGSIPHLEDYGLPDISEMYRKMPDGIEELQEAIRKTVEKYEPRLKKVKVIRTEPKDKEFKIEFILSGELKEGGVVRFQTTFTSMGNSQISPWRRTE encoded by the coding sequence ATGAATCAGGCTCTTTTTGAAAGTCTAACCGGCCATTTCCTCGATAAGACCCCTGTTGACAGCGTTGCGCCGCAGAGTCGACGAGTGCTTTCAATTATGGACCATTTGAGCAGAATGTTCAATACCCGTGAAGGGAGCATTCCGCATCTGGAGGATTACGGTCTGCCGGATATTTCCGAAATGTACCGGAAAATGCCGGATGGTATTGAAGAGCTTCAGGAGGCAATCCGTAAAACTGTTGAAAAGTATGAGCCACGGTTAAAGAAAGTAAAAGTTATCCGTACCGAACCAAAGGACAAGGAATTTAAAATTGAATTCATTCTTTCGGGAGAGTTAAAGGAAGGTGGGGTGGTCAGATTTCAGACCACTTTTACCAGTATGGGTAATTCGCAGATTTCGCCGTGGAGAAGGACTGAATAA
- a CDS encoding glycosyltransferase, with protein MSGNKSVSVIFLNHWAGRLGGAEYSLGDILECAASKWDCHLVTTEKGPLIERAKAAGIKCHVFPIGWSLNNVRRGNLLATAARSWKGLFSFFWYVLRARSLVNRIDPLLIHANVPKSHVTLMILKILGYKGKCCLHIREIFHEKAGPIVIYRLLFRARNTWCITISHAVKLGLPGELQATATVIHNGVTIANKPRKCPVPDTIRFIYLGRIVPWKGCCELIYLFSDLLKQCPHKKLSLSLVGDTLYWTQAYRENLQKQIHILSLANSCTLLPQTDNPLEVLAAHDVFCMASYLEPFGRVVAEAQGCGLPVVAWNSGGINEIVEDGTTGLLVTYGDKRAYVNAMKWFVDNPELINSMGETGRRRTIELFDKKLQVPEICDYLEEIIKK; from the coding sequence ATGTCTGGGAATAAAAGCGTATCGGTTATATTTCTTAATCATTGGGCTGGCCGGCTTGGAGGTGCAGAATACTCACTTGGTGACATTCTGGAGTGCGCCGCGTCGAAATGGGACTGCCATTTGGTAACAACCGAAAAGGGGCCATTGATTGAGAGGGCAAAAGCTGCGGGAATCAAATGTCATGTTTTCCCGATAGGCTGGTCGTTGAATAATGTACGGCGGGGCAATCTGCTTGCAACCGCGGCACGCTCATGGAAAGGATTGTTTTCTTTTTTTTGGTATGTTTTGCGGGCAAGAAGTCTGGTAAATAGGATTGATCCTCTTTTGATCCATGCGAATGTGCCCAAATCCCATGTAACACTCATGATTTTAAAAATACTCGGCTATAAGGGGAAATGCTGTCTGCATATCAGAGAAATTTTCCACGAAAAGGCCGGTCCGATAGTGATTTATCGTCTTCTTTTTAGAGCTCGTAACACATGGTGCATCACTATCTCCCATGCAGTAAAACTGGGGCTCCCCGGGGAACTACAGGCCACTGCAACCGTAATACACAACGGTGTTACAATTGCCAATAAACCCCGTAAGTGCCCGGTGCCTGATACAATTCGCTTTATTTACCTTGGAAGAATTGTTCCCTGGAAAGGTTGCTGTGAGCTTATTTATCTGTTTTCGGATCTGTTGAAGCAATGTCCCCATAAAAAGCTTTCTCTTTCCCTGGTTGGTGACACACTCTATTGGACACAAGCATACCGCGAAAACCTGCAAAAACAGATACATATTTTGTCACTGGCAAACTCATGTACCCTGCTTCCGCAAACGGATAATCCGCTTGAGGTTCTTGCCGCTCATGATGTTTTCTGCATGGCATCTTATCTCGAGCCTTTCGGCCGGGTTGTTGCAGAGGCTCAGGGATGCGGGCTCCCGGTTGTTGCCTGGAATTCCGGTGGTATTAATGAAATTGTGGAAGATGGAACAACTGGATTACTGGTTACCTATGGGGATAAAAGAGCTTATGTCAACGCAATGAAATGGTTTGTTGATAATCCCGAATTAATTAATTCGATGGGAGAAACCGGCCGTAGAAGAACGATCGAATTGTTCGATAAGAAGCTGCAGGTGCCGGAGATTTGCGATTATCTCGAGGAGATTATCAAAAAATAA
- the hemW gene encoding radical SAM family heme chaperone HemW, whose protein sequence is MDKKISLYIHIPFCTQKCRYCDFYSLNYSEEYADRFIEALAKEWESAASAYNLEDAEVTTLYFGGGTPGRLSTDQWEAINELLITEFPLADGCEFTIECNPESFTDDKALMWHQIGVTRLSIGIQSLANEELAMLGRCHTMEQALDVCESSVIQKFKSTSIDLMYGLPGQTVDSLNKTLETLLRYNHISHLSAYELTIHEGTPFWEQRKVLPLPIEDMVVEMTSLIDTTCSSHGLYHYEISNYAKDGFRCRHNYAYWEHKPYLGLGPSAHSYLHPYRFANTDSLDEYLIGIKQGKLPVADREKLDPQTLAGEILFLGLRTVEGVCEERLYAMTGIQLYTGLRRGILDNLFDSGYIIKDGSQWKLTEKGMLIADEIARRLM, encoded by the coding sequence ATGGATAAGAAAATATCGCTTTATATTCATATTCCATTCTGCACACAAAAGTGTCGGTATTGTGATTTCTATTCCCTTAATTATTCCGAAGAATATGCCGACCGGTTTATTGAAGCGCTGGCCAAAGAATGGGAAAGTGCGGCGAGTGCATATAACCTGGAGGATGCTGAGGTTACAACACTTTATTTCGGTGGCGGAACACCAGGACGGCTTTCTACCGACCAATGGGAAGCCATTAATGAATTGTTGATTACCGAATTCCCCCTTGCCGACGGTTGTGAATTTACTATTGAATGCAATCCCGAATCTTTTACTGACGACAAGGCGCTTATGTGGCACCAAATTGGCGTAACCCGCCTCTCAATCGGTATTCAATCGCTGGCGAATGAAGAGCTTGCGATGCTTGGGCGGTGTCATACTATGGAGCAGGCTCTGGATGTTTGTGAAAGTTCGGTTATCCAAAAATTCAAATCCACCAGTATCGATCTCATGTACGGACTTCCCGGACAGACCGTCGATTCACTAAATAAAACACTCGAAACTTTGTTACGATACAATCATATCAGCCATCTTTCCGCTTATGAACTGACGATTCATGAAGGCACTCCATTCTGGGAACAGCGAAAAGTGCTGCCCTTGCCCATTGAGGACATGGTTGTCGAAATGACTTCCCTGATTGATACAACCTGTTCGAGCCATGGTTTGTATCACTACGAAATATCAAATTATGCTAAAGATGGATTCCGGTGCAGACACAATTATGCATACTGGGAGCACAAGCCCTATCTTGGCCTCGGCCCCTCGGCGCATTCATATCTTCATCCATACCGCTTTGCAAATACAGATTCGCTGGATGAATATCTGATCGGAATCAAGCAAGGCAAATTGCCGGTGGCAGACAGAGAAAAACTGGATCCTCAGACACTTGCCGGTGAAATACTGTTTCTTGGTTTACGAACTGTTGAGGGTGTATGTGAAGAGCGTTTATATGCGATGACAGGTATTCAGCTATACACCGGCCTACGGAGAGGCATCCTTGATAATTTATTTGATTCGGGGTATATAATCAAAGACGGCTCTCAGTGGAAACTCACAGAAAAGGGCATGCTTATAGCCGATGAAATTGCGAGAAGATTAATGTAG
- the tssH gene encoding type VI secretion system ATPase TssH codes for MAVKDIRKLLERLNDHCQHALEGAVGFCVNRGHYELRWEHMLMQFIDMGQGDIPHILRHFEIDSSQLKKAVNQELEGFQSGSTGKPSFSPPFLEVLEHGWTLSSLDFGLSAVTSGALFIAAIEKGMTAMSAYGTILSKVNVETLKQEFFKIAGPSAEQQGAGVAAPKGAPGAAGAGEDILNQYCTNFTKEARDGKIDPILGRDEEIRQSLDILNRRRKNNPILVGEAGVGKTAIIEGIALRIANGDVPEHLKNVDLWGLDLGLLQAGASVKGEFEKRLKNVIDAIKNSATPTILFIDEAHTLIGAGGAAGQGDAANLLKPALARGELRTMAATTWSEYRKYFEKDPALTRRFQLIKIEEPDEEKCSIMLRGIGTSYEKHHGVRITYDGIKSAVSMSHRYISGRQLPDKAVDVLDTACARVRMSQSTKPGVLDSAERALINAQLELKTLKKDRDAGIITSDDPIRECEETIAAEEEEIKQLTEKWEKEKVLAQKIIELQDACSVSREKDPLSEESKKLSAELEEETKKLEEVQGEVPMVFPCVSPEVCSQVVSDWTGIPVGSMLKDEARTLLELEERLGQRVIGQDDALYELANTIRASKTGMANPDAPMGVFLFVGPSGVGKTETAIALANTMFGGEKFMTVINMSEYQEKHTVSQLKGSPPGYVGYGEGGILTEAVRQKPYSVVILDEVEKAHLEVMNLFYQVFDKGFMRDGEGREINFRNTIIIMTSNLASDQIVDMCIPDKPSAEENAEAAGAEAAGEEGEQAPAEESATASHEEIIAAIRPTLSAHFQPALLGRCKIVPFRPLDKERMRGIVALKLDKVAQRIHEHHRIRFSCSPSLIDNIAANCTAIEAGARNADAVIDQTLLPAISRQLLARTGAGEDAYESIHIGDDGEGGFNIDFS; via the coding sequence ATGGCAGTTAAAGACATACGCAAGCTGTTGGAACGGTTGAATGACCATTGCCAGCATGCTCTGGAGGGTGCGGTTGGGTTTTGTGTCAATCGAGGTCATTACGAGCTTCGGTGGGAACATATGCTGATGCAGTTCATTGATATGGGGCAGGGCGATATTCCTCATATTCTCCGTCATTTCGAAATCGATTCTTCGCAGCTTAAGAAAGCGGTTAATCAGGAGCTTGAAGGTTTTCAGTCGGGAAGTACCGGAAAACCTTCGTTTTCGCCTCCCTTTCTTGAAGTGCTTGAGCATGGTTGGACGCTCAGTTCGCTTGATTTCGGCCTTTCGGCGGTAACTTCAGGAGCATTGTTTATTGCTGCGATCGAAAAGGGTATGACGGCCATGTCGGCTTATGGAACCATTCTTTCAAAAGTAAATGTAGAAACATTAAAGCAGGAATTTTTCAAAATAGCAGGACCGTCAGCCGAACAGCAGGGAGCCGGTGTTGCCGCACCGAAAGGTGCGCCCGGTGCAGCTGGTGCAGGTGAGGATATCCTCAATCAGTATTGTACAAATTTCACTAAAGAAGCGCGGGACGGCAAAATCGATCCTATTCTCGGACGGGATGAGGAAATCAGGCAGTCGCTTGATATACTCAACCGCAGAAGGAAAAATAATCCTATTCTGGTTGGTGAAGCCGGAGTGGGGAAAACCGCTATTATCGAAGGCATTGCGCTTCGTATCGCCAATGGGGACGTTCCGGAGCATCTGAAGAATGTTGATTTGTGGGGATTGGATCTGGGGCTCCTCCAGGCAGGTGCAAGTGTCAAAGGGGAGTTCGAAAAGCGTTTGAAAAACGTTATCGATGCAATTAAAAACAGTGCGACCCCCACAATTTTATTTATCGACGAAGCTCATACACTTATCGGCGCCGGAGGAGCTGCTGGACAGGGTGACGCCGCCAATTTATTGAAACCGGCACTGGCCCGGGGTGAACTGCGGACCATGGCTGCAACCACCTGGTCGGAATACCGGAAATACTTTGAAAAAGATCCGGCTCTCACCCGGAGATTTCAGCTCATTAAAATAGAAGAACCCGATGAGGAAAAATGCAGTATTATGCTCAGAGGTATCGGTACCAGCTATGAAAAACATCATGGTGTGCGGATCACCTATGACGGCATCAAATCGGCGGTATCCATGTCGCATCGATATATCTCGGGAAGACAACTTCCAGACAAGGCGGTCGATGTGCTCGATACGGCCTGTGCACGGGTTCGTATGAGTCAGAGCACGAAACCGGGCGTGCTCGATTCAGCCGAACGGGCACTTATTAATGCACAGCTCGAATTGAAAACCTTAAAAAAGGACCGTGATGCCGGAATTATCACTTCAGATGACCCAATCAGGGAATGTGAAGAAACCATTGCCGCTGAAGAAGAAGAAATCAAACAATTGACCGAGAAATGGGAAAAGGAGAAAGTTCTTGCCCAAAAAATAATCGAGCTTCAGGATGCCTGTAGTGTCTCGCGGGAAAAAGATCCTTTATCGGAAGAATCCAAAAAGCTTTCTGCAGAACTTGAGGAGGAGACAAAAAAGCTTGAAGAAGTTCAGGGCGAGGTCCCGATGGTGTTCCCCTGCGTATCACCGGAAGTCTGCTCTCAGGTTGTGTCTGACTGGACAGGAATTCCTGTAGGGTCAATGCTCAAGGACGAAGCCAGGACGCTTTTAGAGCTTGAAGAACGGCTTGGACAACGGGTTATAGGTCAGGATGATGCATTGTATGAACTTGCCAATACAATCCGGGCATCAAAAACAGGAATGGCAAATCCCGATGCTCCGATGGGGGTATTTCTCTTTGTAGGGCCATCCGGGGTAGGGAAAACAGAAACAGCAATTGCACTGGCCAATACAATGTTTGGTGGTGAAAAGTTCATGACTGTCATTAACATGTCGGAATATCAGGAGAAACATACGGTTTCTCAACTCAAGGGATCGCCTCCCGGATATGTAGGATATGGTGAAGGGGGTATTCTTACCGAAGCCGTACGTCAGAAACCATACTCGGTTGTTATTTTAGATGAAGTTGAAAAGGCTCATCTTGAAGTGATGAATCTTTTTTATCAGGTTTTTGATAAAGGGTTTATGCGTGACGGCGAAGGTCGTGAAATTAATTTCCGCAATACGATCATTATTATGACCTCGAACCTGGCCTCGGACCAAATTGTTGACATGTGCATCCCCGACAAGCCGTCGGCTGAAGAAAATGCCGAAGCTGCCGGTGCCGAAGCTGCCGGTGAAGAGGGGGAACAGGCGCCTGCAGAAGAATCTGCGACCGCTTCCCATGAAGAGATCATCGCTGCAATCCGCCCGACCCTGAGCGCTCATTTTCAGCCGGCTCTGCTTGGGCGATGCAAAATCGTACCTTTCCGTCCTCTCGACAAAGAGAGGATGCGGGGTATCGTTGCTCTCAAGCTCGATAAGGTCGCCCAGCGAATCCATGAACATCACCGTATCAGATTCAGTTGTTCACCTTCCCTTATCGATAACATTGCCGCTAACTGTACAGCAATTGAGGCCGGGGCTCGCAATGCCGATGCGGTTATCGACCAGACGCTGCTTCCGGCAATATCCCGTCAACTTCTGGCACGAACCGGTGCGGGTGAAGACGCTTACGAAAGTATTCATATCGGTGATGATGGTGAAGGTGGGTTTAATATCGATTTTTCCTGA
- a CDS encoding glycosyltransferase, whose translation MKILVTLDFPPEKGGIQRHLHGIVKYCYTSDDYVLVGCRNLPHIVPKDLSCRVKYLSVPFAQKVKKLTLVPLIVNLLKIKGTVTSSFVVECGNLYAGFAPWFISLFHPVSYTLYVHGTDLYSIGKGIKGIMLKNILHKACSVVANSRYTESLVVRLGYKGKITVRNPKLHVTKRDVENRFSSKTNSSGPVTIISVGRLVKEKGHAVLLKALSLLESQAEMRCAIIGKGPEKERLNTLCKSLNLARMVKFKDKLSDDALYREYAGADIFVLSSLPTEKGIEGFGIVLLEAMSFGVPVIASNCGGIPEVVGDTGFLVEPGDAHQLAGAIKKLMESNALRTSLAKKALSRVEKHYVWE comes from the coding sequence ATGAAGATCCTTGTTACACTCGATTTTCCTCCCGAAAAGGGTGGTATACAACGTCATCTGCATGGTATCGTTAAATACTGTTACACTTCGGATGATTATGTCTTGGTGGGGTGTCGTAATCTGCCGCACATTGTCCCAAAGGACCTCTCCTGTAGAGTAAAGTATCTATCCGTTCCCTTTGCACAAAAAGTAAAAAAGCTTACTCTGGTTCCTTTGATAGTTAATTTGCTGAAGATAAAAGGAACTGTCACCAGCTCATTTGTTGTCGAATGCGGCAATCTGTATGCAGGATTTGCACCATGGTTTATATCATTATTCCATCCGGTTTCATATACGCTGTATGTTCATGGAACAGATCTGTATTCGATAGGAAAGGGCATCAAAGGAATAATGCTCAAAAACATACTGCATAAAGCTTGTTCCGTGGTGGCGAACAGCAGATATACCGAATCCCTTGTCGTTCGACTCGGATATAAAGGCAAAATCACTGTTCGTAACCCAAAACTTCATGTGACAAAAAGAGACGTTGAAAACCGGTTTTCTTCAAAAACGAATTCATCAGGACCGGTAACAATTATTTCTGTTGGAAGGCTTGTAAAAGAAAAGGGGCACGCTGTCTTGCTTAAAGCGCTCTCTTTGCTCGAAAGTCAAGCTGAAATGCGATGCGCAATTATCGGAAAGGGGCCCGAAAAAGAGCGGCTTAATACACTATGCAAAAGTTTGAATCTTGCCCGAATGGTGAAATTTAAAGACAAGCTTTCTGATGATGCTTTGTACCGGGAATATGCCGGTGCAGATATTTTTGTATTATCATCATTACCGACGGAAAAAGGCATTGAAGGCTTTGGAATTGTTCTTTTGGAAGCGATGTCTTTTGGTGTGCCGGTTATCGCTTCCAATTGTGGAGGTATTCCTGAAGTGGTTGGTGACACCGGTTTTCTTGTAGAGCCCGGTGATGCACATCAGTTGGCCGGAGCGATAAAAAAGCTGATGGAAAGCAATGCCCTGAGAACATCACTGGCAAAGAAAGCCTTATCACGAGTTGAAAAACATTATGTCTGGGAATAA
- the tssG gene encoding type VI secretion system baseplate subunit TssG yields the protein MGNLTGRLLKEGNKFNFFQALSLLEEKFRSEGLAEDPVDSGRIRMEPECVLDFPPGDIAGITEDKGVITFILSFMELAGVSSPLPVYFTEYINTDPENAQPLKDFITIFNHRLYTLFYRAWKKYFLLQSTFRKHNDPLVRRIAAMTGIDSLGSVAEERMGLLAYCGVLAGPRRSAAGLQTMLSDVFGGIPVEVESWVPRWADVSDPKQIGTDAQLGRNTLLGTKIWDIAGKFRIIIGPLTRDIFEAFLSGTENIRRMEKLIEDFTADPLDFDIQVKLQSSDLVPSRLGANNAPLGRTSALGKSSGKSDIQTVTIGR from the coding sequence ATGGGTAATTTAACCGGACGCTTACTGAAAGAGGGCAATAAGTTCAATTTCTTTCAGGCCCTCTCGCTGCTCGAAGAGAAGTTTCGGAGTGAGGGGCTTGCCGAAGATCCGGTTGATTCGGGCCGTATCCGGATGGAACCCGAATGTGTCCTGGACTTTCCGCCCGGTGATATTGCCGGTATTACCGAAGACAAAGGCGTTATTACCTTTATTCTTTCCTTTATGGAGCTGGCGGGAGTTTCTTCGCCACTCCCTGTTTACTTTACAGAATATATCAACACCGACCCCGAAAACGCTCAACCGCTTAAAGATTTTATTACCATATTCAATCATCGGCTATACACGCTATTCTACCGGGCCTGGAAAAAATATTTTCTTCTCCAATCGACATTTCGCAAGCATAACGATCCGCTTGTCCGGAGAATAGCGGCCATGACCGGGATCGACAGCCTCGGTTCTGTTGCGGAAGAACGCATGGGTCTCCTTGCCTATTGTGGTGTTTTAGCCGGGCCCCGGCGAAGTGCGGCGGGATTGCAGACCATGCTTTCCGACGTGTTTGGTGGCATTCCTGTCGAAGTTGAAAGCTGGGTGCCCCGGTGGGCTGATGTAAGTGATCCGAAACAAATCGGAACCGATGCGCAGCTTGGCAGAAATACACTTCTGGGAACAAAGATCTGGGATATTGCAGGTAAATTCCGGATCATCATCGGGCCTCTGACAAGAGATATATTCGAAGCCTTTCTGTCGGGAACCGAAAATATCCGTCGCATGGAAAAGCTCATCGAAGATTTTACCGCCGATCCGCTCGATTTCGATATCCAGGTCAAACTTCAAAGTTCGGATCTGGTTCCGAGCCGGCTCGGTGCCAATAATGCACCCCTGGGAAGAACATCTGCCCTGGGAAAATCTTCGGGAAAGTCGGATATTCAGACCGTGACAATCGGCAGATAG
- a CDS encoding rhomboid family intramembrane serine protease, which translates to MFPLKCESTGTKIPFATLSLIILCIAAYIRHDLIEPYAKGFIPLYFANALFNPIEYGPQAMISLFSSLFTHAGIMHLISNMWYLWIFGYAVEQDTGAGKFIIIYVACGILSMLIQGVSDPLSSVPIVGASGAIAGIMGLHLILLPLSKILVWIPPIFIFKVWAFIFLILWFGVQYVSLRSSSPQSAGVAWWAHMGGYVSGSLWGIVLRIRNRNTQPTVRSRKKKAVTQKKV; encoded by the coding sequence ATGTTTCCACTGAAATGCGAGAGCACCGGCACTAAAATTCCCTTTGCCACCCTGAGCCTGATCATTCTCTGTATCGCGGCTTATATTAGACATGATTTGATCGAGCCCTACGCAAAGGGATTTATTCCGCTCTATTTTGCCAATGCACTATTTAATCCGATAGAATACGGCCCCCAGGCAATGATTTCACTGTTTTCTTCACTTTTTACTCATGCGGGAATTATGCATCTCATTTCGAATATGTGGTATCTCTGGATATTCGGTTATGCAGTGGAACAGGACACGGGCGCCGGCAAGTTTATCATCATCTATGTTGCCTGTGGCATTTTATCCATGCTCATACAGGGCGTGAGTGATCCTCTTTCATCGGTGCCGATTGTGGGAGCATCGGGTGCGATTGCCGGAATAATGGGTCTGCATCTGATACTGCTTCCTCTTTCGAAGATTCTGGTATGGATACCCCCGATCTTTATATTCAAAGTATGGGCTTTTATATTTTTAATTCTCTGGTTCGGTGTTCAGTATGTAAGCCTGAGGTCTTCATCACCCCAGAGCGCCGGAGTTGCCTGGTGGGCCCATATGGGAGGATATGTTTCGGGCTCATTATGGGGCATTGTACTGCGGATACGGAACAGAAACACTCAGCCGACCGTTCGCAGTAGAAAAAAGAAAGCAGTAACCCAAAAGAAAGTATAA
- a CDS encoding carbon-nitrogen family hydrolase encodes MKIGLAQTNICWESKGSNLKRADGFIKQAANEGCDCIIFPEMFATGFSMDTTLTGESRNGETCKYLSDASKRHRTAILAGYALRKGEREEMYNCAAAFDSRGELTGEYAKIHLFSPGHEDSYYTPGKSPAVFDFAGVRASMFICYDLRFPEIFRKVASEVRIIFVIANWPSRRQDHWNILLKARAIENQCYIAGVNRSGKDGNSILYTGGSAVYGPAGKTVYLAGSSEELGIAEIAPERVDRIRNKFPVLKDMKKEMLI; translated from the coding sequence ATGAAAATCGGTCTGGCACAAACCAACATCTGCTGGGAATCAAAGGGGTCTAATTTAAAAAGGGCCGATGGTTTCATCAAACAGGCGGCAAACGAGGGCTGCGATTGTATTATATTTCCTGAGATGTTCGCCACCGGCTTTTCCATGGACACCACTCTAACCGGTGAATCCCGGAATGGTGAAACCTGTAAGTACCTATCGGATGCATCCAAACGACATCGGACGGCGATACTCGCAGGATATGCTCTTCGTAAAGGAGAACGGGAGGAGATGTACAACTGCGCAGCGGCGTTCGACAGCAGAGGGGAACTGACAGGAGAGTATGCGAAGATACATCTTTTCTCCCCAGGCCATGAAGACAGCTATTATACTCCGGGAAAAAGCCCGGCGGTTTTTGATTTTGCCGGTGTTAGAGCATCGATGTTTATCTGTTATGACCTGCGATTTCCCGAGATTTTCCGGAAGGTTGCATCCGAAGTCAGGATAATATTTGTTATCGCCAACTGGCCGTCCCGGCGTCAGGATCACTGGAATATCCTTCTGAAAGCCCGGGCAATCGAAAACCAGTGTTATATCGCAGGAGTAAACAGGAGCGGAAAGGACGGCAATTCAATTTTGTATACCGGTGGATCAGCCGTATATGGTCCAGCAGGAAAAACAGTGTATCTGGCGGGAAGCAGTGAAGAACTCGGAATTGCCGAAATCGCTCCTGAAAGAGTCGATCGAATTCGCAACAAGTTTCCGGTTCTTAAAGATATGAAGAAAGAAATGTTGATTTGA